The following nucleotide sequence is from Acidovorax radicis.
CCAGCAGGCCCTGGTGGTGCCCGACAAAGCCACGCGTGTGGCGCAGTTTCACCGCAGCACGCTGCATGCGCTGCAGGAGCTGGTGCAGGCGGCAGGCCTGCGCCATCCCAAAGACATCACCGCCCACCACATCGTGCGCCGCATCAGCGACACCGAGGTGCGCCTGCTCTCCAACCTCATCACCCGCATGCAACCTGGCGCGCTGCTGGGCCCGCTGGACGCGCAACACAACGTGTTCCGCCTGTACTGGCCCCTGGCCAGCGCCCACAGCTTTCAGGCCACCGAGCCAGCGCTGGAGCCTTCGGTGCCGCATCATGTGGAGATGGTGCAGGCGGCCGCAGCAGGCACTGCGGCAGTGGTGAGCGCAGAAGCGGCAGCATGATGACGATGGACACCCTGGCAAGCCCCACCCCACAGGCCCCCCTCGACTACAGCGCGTTTTTGCGGCAACAACTGGCCACGCAGCCGCGCAGCGTGATGGGCCACTTGGTGGGCCATGAACAGATCTGGGTGAAGCGTGCAGGCCCCCCGCACGGCATGGGCCGCTACCGGGCCATGGCGGTGCTGGCCGCCATGCTGCGGCTGGACATGCTGCGCCCCGTGCCCAACCCGGGCGGCCCCGCCGCCATCGCCACCGAAGTGCGTCGCCTGCACGAACTGGCCGCACGCGGCGTGCGTGTGCCGGTGGTGCTGGCCGTCCAGGAGAATGGTTTCGCCATGCGCCACCTGGGCCGTGTGGGCGAGGAGGCCCATTCACTGGGCAACGCGATGGAGCGGGCCCTGCGCGCGGACGACCACGCCGCCGTGCTCTCGCTGTGGCTGCAGGGGCTGGACGCGTTGACCCACGTGCACCGACTGGGCACCTGCCTGAGCCAGGCCTTCGCACGCAACATGGTGCGCGACCCCAGCGGCGCAGTCGTCTGCATCGACTTTGAAGACGATCCGGCTGCGGTGCTGCCGCTGCCGCTGTGCCATGTGCGCGACGCGCTGTGTTATGCCCACTCCACCGCCCTTTACCTGCGCCAAAGCGGCATGCTGCCCGAGGCGCGCGAGCGCTGGGCCGCGTGGGTGACGCAGGGCAACGCAGAGATGCAGGCCCTGCTGGCCACCAGCATCCGCCGCCTGGGGTGGATTCGCTGCCTGCCCACAGGCCGCACACTGGGCCGCGACCTGCAGCGCTTGCGAGCGGCGTACGATCTGCTGGGCAGGTAAGCGCCTGTTCTGAAAACACAGTTCTGAAAGCACAAGGTTTCGACGACAGACGCAACCGTCCTTAGCGGGCTGTGGTCATCCGCTGACAGCGCCCCCTGTGCAGTCCGTCTATGGTTCAGGCCGCGCTTTCATCTGCCCCTCTTCTTATCCATGCCCCCTCCTACCGCCACTGCCCCCACCAGCCCCGCTTCTGCACCGTTACCCCCCGGGGAGAGCAAGCCCCGGCGCCAGCGCCCACCCACGCTTTCGCGGGCGGCCTGGAAGCAGTTCATGGGCGTGGCCCGCCCCTACTGGGCGGGGGACAAGAAGCGCATGGCATGGGGCCTGCTCGCCCTGCTGATCGGGCTGATGGTGTGCGAGACACAACTGGCTGTCATGCTGATCGACAAGACGGGGGAGATGACGTCGGCACTGGCTGCCAAACAGGCCGACCGCTTCTGGGCCGCGGTTCGCACCAGCCTCTTGGTACTGGCGTTCGCGGTGCCGGTATACGCCTTCTATTACTACATGCGCGATGCGTTCTCCAACCACTGGAGGCGCTGGCTCACCCACCGCTTTCTCGACGGGTACCTGAGCGAGCGCAAATACTACGAAATTGGCGCCAGCAGCGGCATCGACAACCCCGACCAGCGCATCAGCGAAGACATCAACACCTTCACAGGCCGGTCCACGCACTTCTTGCTGATCTTCATCGGCTCGCTGATGCAACTGGTGGCATTCAGTGCGGTGTTGTGGTCCATCTCCAAAACCCTGGTGGCGTTTTTGGCCGTGTATGCCCTGCTGGGGACCTTCGGTGCGCTGTACTTGTTTGGCGCGCCGCTGATCCGGCTGAACTTCTGGCAAATCCGCCGCGAGGCGGATTTTCGATTCGGGCTGATGCGGTTGCGCGAAAACGCCGAATCCATCGCGTTCTATCGTGGCGAGCCCCAGGAGCGCGCCCAGATCGACCGCCGCTTCGAGGCCGCTTTCACCAACTACGCCCGGCTGATCAAGAAGCAGCTCTCCCTGAACCTGTATCAGCGCTCTTTCAGCCAGCTCACCTTGATCCTGCCCAGCATCATCCTGGCCAACGCGGTGCTGTCGGGCGACTTGGAGGTGGGGCGGGCCATCCAGGCGGCAGGCGCCTTCGCCGCCGTACTGGGCGCGATATCGCTGATCGTGGACAACTTCGAGAGCCTGAGCCGATTCGTGGCGGGCATCGACCGGCTCCACGCCCTGTCGCAGGTGGTGCTCAAAACCCCTGCCGCGCCCACCCCCTGGGCAGAACCCGGCACGGCGGTCTTAGCGGCGGACGCAACGGCGCCGCCCGCAGCGCCCGGTGAACCCGCCGAACCCCCACCGCAAATCGTCACCCGTATCGGCGAGGTACTGGCCATCGAAGAGCTGTCGCTCTACACACCACAATTTGGCCGCCTGCTGGTGCGCGGCCTGTCGCTGCAGCTGCAGCCCGGCGATGCGCTGCTGATCACCGGGCCGAGCGGCTGCGGAAAAAGCTCGCTCCTGCGTGCCATTGCCGGCTTATGGCGCACAGGCACCGGTACCGTACAGCATCCACCGCTGGAAGACGTGTTCTTCCTGCCCCAGCGCCCCTATATGCAGGTTGACACACTGCGCAGCCAGATCATCTACCCCAGCAGGCAGACCCTGCTGAGCGACGAACGCCTGCTGGCGCTGCTGCAGGAGGTGCACCTGGAATCACTGGCCGAACGTGTGGGCGGGCTCGACGCGTCGCACGATTGGGAAAAGCAACTGTCCATCGGAGAGCAGCAGCGCCTGGCCTTTGCCCGCGTGCTGGCACGCGAGCCCCGCATCGTGATCCTTGACGAGGCCACCAGCGCGCTGGACAGCGCCAATGAAGCCGCGCTCTACGAGCGCCTGCGCGCCAGCCATACCACCCTGATCAGCATCGCCCACCGCCCGGCTGTGCTCAAGCACCACACGCATGTGCTGGAACTCAAGGGCGAAGGCGCGTGGGAGCTGCACGCCGCCGCAGACTTCACGTTCGACCGCTGAGAACGTGTTCACGATCTGAGCGCGGCAGGCGCTCAGGCGTCGGCGAGTGTGGGCTCGACCGCGGGCTCCAGCACCAACGCCGTTGCCACATGGGCATCCAGCGTGAGCAGCCGCTTGCGCATACAAATCACCGCCTTGTCCTTGCTCAGCAAAATCGCCCGGTGCGCAGCAGCCAGATCGATGAACTTCTGGTCATCGGCGTCCTTGCAGACGTAGCTGATGCGCGGCGCGACGTCCACCAGGCGCGCCTGTGCGTCAAACCCTGCGAGCACCTGCCCCGCGTCCACGCGGTAGTACGCCATGCGTGCGGCGATGTGTGGGTAGGCCAGCACGCGCTCGAGCTCGTCGCGCATGACCTGGGTCGCTATCCAGGCCAGGCGCCCCTGGGCGAGCAACGCTCGCAGCGGGGCGGTGCGCGGGTCAGAGAAGATGAGCAAGTCCAGCGCGACGTTGGTGTCCACCACTACAGGGCGCGCTGGTTCGCCCGCTGCGGCCTCGGCCGCCAGGCGCAATTCAACCGGCATGGGGCGAGCCAGCGTCCGGGGTTTGGGATGGAGGCACCTTGGCGGCGCGGTCGCGCACCGCGCCCTTGATCATGTCGAAGCGGAACATGCGGCATTCAATGGGGCCGTTCCACATGGGCACGCGCCGCGATTCCTTCAGGCGCATCTTGCTGGGCAGCTTGAGGTCGGGGGTGAGCATCCAGGCCGTCCAACCACTGTAGTTCTTCTTCCAGTGGGCGGCCAGTTGAGCGAAGAACTCGCCACCATCCTCGGTGTGTGCCTCTTCACGGCCCACAGCCATGCCCTGGGCACGGTCGGCAGCGCGCTCGCCCGCATTGCGCCCCGCAGCGCCTGCGGCGGCAATACGCTCGCCATAAGGCGGGTTGAGCAGCATGACGCCGGGCTGCTCGCAAGGCGGCATGCGCTGCAAGGCGTCGCCGCCGCGCAGTTGCACCGCATGCGCCACACCGGCACGTTCGGCATTGCGCTCGGCAAAGTCAACCATCCGAAACGCAATATCACTGCCAAATATGGGTACAGCGCTTTCCTGGATTGCACCTTCAGCTTCATTTTTAATAGCATCCCAGACATGCGACTGGAATGGCAGCAGTTTCTCGAAGGCAAAGCGCCGCTGCAAACCCGCCGGGATGCGGCAGGCGATCTGCGCGGCCTCGATGGCAATGGTGCCGCTGCCGCAGCAGGGATCGTACAAAGGAACGGGGTTGTCGCCCAGCGGGTCCCACCCGCTGGCGGCGATCATCGCGGCAGCCAGGGTTTCTTTCAGGGGTGCATCACCCTTGGCCCCGCCTTCGCTCACATTGCGCCAGCCGCGCTTGAACAGCGGCTCGCCCGAGGTGTCGATGTAGATGGTGGCTTCGTCGGTGGTCAGGTGCAGGTGGATGCGCACATCGGGCCACTGCGTATTCACATCGGGGCGCACGCCGCTCTTGGCGCGAAAGCGATCGGCCACCGCATCCTTGACCTTGAGGCCCGCGAAATTGAGGCTCTGCAGCGGGCTGTGCTGCGCCGTCACTTCGACCTTGAAGGTCTGGCGCGTGGTGAACCAGATCTCCCAGGCCACATCGCTCGCGGCGGCATACAGGTCGTTCTCGGAACGGTACGGGCGGTGCGCCAGCTGCACCAGCACGCGCTGGGCCAGGCGGCTGTGCAGGTTCAGCAGCAGCGCATCGCGCCATGAGGCCTTCAGCAGCACACCGCCGCGGCCCATGAGCAGGTCTTGCCCCGTGAGGCCGGTGATGGCGTGTACTTCGTCGGCCAGGTAGCTCTCGACGCCGGCGGCGCAGGGGAGGAAAAGTTGGAGTTGGTTCATAAGACGGGATGCAAGGATACGCGCATCGTTCAAAGGGCGGCAGGGGTGCCGCCGGACGCCGCACGCTGCAGCAGCAATTGGTGAATGGAGTCGGGAATAGGCGCCACCTTGCGGCCGGCCCTGCCGATGAAAACGATGCCAATCTTGCCGCGCGCCACCTCGCGGCGCCGGGACTTTTCAGTCATTCGGAACACGAGATCGAAACCATAACGGTTGAAATCCGATGGGGTCATCTCCACACACATCGTCTCGCCATGAAAGCCCTCGGACTTGTACTGCGCCACGATGTCGCCCACCACAATGGACAAACCACCCACGTCGGCCTCAGGGTAACCCAGCGACTGGAAAAACCGCACGCGCGCTTCGGACACGAGGCTCAGCAGTTGCGCGTTGTCCAGATGCCCGCCTTGGTTGACGTGGCTGATGTAGATCTGCATTTCGGTGGCAAAACCGAAGTGCGAATGGAGGTCAAAAACGATGCGTGCCATGGGCGGTGTCAGAGGGAAAACGTACGGGGATACAGGGCCAGCTCGTTAGGTGCGGCACTGGCGCCACTTGGCCGAGTGCTGCGCACTTGTAACGTGCGCCGCGCCTTCATGCGCGCCGCCCTGAAAGAAATCGGCTACAGCGCCTTGCGCAGATTGGCTGGCGCAATTTTGAGCGCCTCGCGGTATTTGGCCACGGTGCGGCGCGCGCATTCAATGCCCTGCTCCTTGAGCATTTCGGCGATCTGGCTGTCGGACAATGGTTTGGTGGGGCTCTCGGCCGCCACGAACTGCTTGATGAGCGCGCGCACGGCGGTGCTCGATGCATTGCCACCGGTCTCGGTGCCCAGGCCCGATCCGAAGAAATATTTCAGCTCGTAGGTGCCAATCGGCGTGGCCATGTATTTGGCGGTGGTGACGCGGCTGATGGTGGATTCGTGCAGGCCCAACTCATCGGCAATGTCGCGCAGCACCAGGGGGCGCATGGCCAGCTCACCGTGGGTGAAAAAGTTCTTTTGCCGCTCGACGATCGCGCGCGACACACGCAAGATGGTGTCAAAGCGCTGCTGGATGTTCTTGATGAACCAGCGCGCCTCCTGCAGCCGCTGCTGCATGCCCTGATGGCCCTCGCCGCCCTTGTGGCCGCGCAGGGCGCCAGCGTAGATGTCGTGCACGCGCAGGCGCGGCATTACGTCGGGGTTGAGGCTGACGATGAAGTTGTGCTGACCATCGCGCCCATTGGCACGCCCGGCTTTGCGCACAATGACGTCGGGCACGATGATGTTGCGCTCCACATCCACGAACCTGCGCCCGGGGCGGGGCTCCAGCCGCGCGATCAGGGCCATGGCGGCGCGTGTGCGCTCCTCGCCATCGCCACACAGCTGGGTGAGGCGGCGGATGTCGCGGCGGGCCAGCATCTCCAGCGGCTGCTGGCAGATGCGCAGCGCGGTCTGCACGGTGTCGGGGTCGGCATCACCGTCGCCGTCTTCTCCGCGGGCCAATGCGTTGAGCTGCAGCGTGAGGCATTCGGCGAGGTTGCGAGCGCCCACCCCCGTGGGTTCGAGGCTTTGCAGCAGGCGCTGGGCCACGGTAAATCGGTGCACCAGCTCTTCGATCTGTGCCAGATCATCGGGACCGGCCAGGCTGATGGCGAGCTCTTCGAGTGAATCTTCAAGATAGCCGTCGTCGGTGAGCGACTCGATGAGAAACCTCAGCGCGGCGCGGTCGATCTCGGACAGGCGCAGCGCCAGCGCCTGGCGATGCAAGAAGGCCGTCAGCGACTCGTGTGAGCGGGCCAGCTCGGTGGCGTCGGCCTCGTCGCCTTCGGAGTCGTTGCGATTGCGGGCGGGCGCATCGCCGCCCCATTCGGCGTCGTTGGGAGCCATTTCCACGGTGCCGTCGCCGTTCCAGTCGGGTTCTTCAGCGCCGCCGCCTGAAGATTCAGCATCATTTTGGCCCTCAGCGCTTGTGGTGATTGCGCTAGCAGCTCCTAAATAAAGAGCATCATCGGCGCTGTAGTCGTCGGCCTGCGCAGGCGTGTCGGCCGCGTCCAGGCCAAACTCTTCGCGCGGTGCCTCTTCGTCCGTGCGGTCCAGAAAGGGGTTTTCGTCGAGCATCTGCTCGACCTCTTGCGACAGTTCAAGCGTGGACAACTGCAGCAGCCGAATGGACTGCTGGAGCTGGGGTGTCAGTGCAAGGTGCTGCGAAACGCGCAGCGAGAGACCAGGCTTCATTGCGTGAGGACCATGCTCACATGCGGAAATGTTCGCCGAGGTAAACGCGCCGCACCTCGGGGTTGTCCACGATCTCTGACGGTGTGCCCTGGGCCAGCACGCTGCCATCACTGATGATGAAGGCGTGGTCGCAAATGCCCAGCGTCTCGCGCACGTTGTGGTCAGTGATGAGCACCCCGATGCCGCGCGCCTTGAGAAAGCCGATGATGCGCTGGATCTCGATCACGGCAATGGGGTCGATACCGGCGAAGGGTTCGTCCAGCAGGATAAAACGCGGCTGCGTGGCCAGGGCGCGCGCAATCTCGACACGCCGGCGTTCGCCACCGGACAAGGCCAGCGCGGAGGAGTCGCGCAGGTGCTCCACGCGCAGTTCCTGCAGCAATGCGGTGAGGCGCTCTTCGATCACCGCACGCGCCAGAGGCTTGCCGTTGTCGTCATGCTGCAACTCCAGCACGGCGCGCACGTTCTCTTGCACCGACAGCTTTCTGAAGATGGACGCCTCTTGGGGCAGATACGACAGCCCCAGGCGAGACCGGCGGTGGATAGGCATGTCAGCCACCGAGTGCCCATCGATGCGGATGTCGCCGGCATCGCTGCGCACCAGCCCGACGATCATGTAAAACGACGTGGTCTTGCCAGCGCCGTTGGGGCCGAGCAACCCGACAACTTCGCCTTTTTGCACGACCAGCGACACGTCCTTGACCACCTTGCGGCTGCCATATGACTTGGCAAGATGCTGCACTTCCAGGCGACTGCCCGGCCGGGAGTCAGCGCCGGACACCTCAGGCCGCGCGCTCACTTGGCGCCGCCGCTGAGGCTGTTGCTCGGCCGCAACCCCGGGCCCGACGAGGGTGCTGCGGGCGAAGGGGCGGCAGCACCGGGCGGCGGATCCTTGGGCGCGAGCACTGCGCGTACGCGGCTGCCAGGGGTGGGCACATCACCGGCTGCATTGGTGGAGCGGGTACGCTGGCCGTCCACTGTAAACACGTCCGTGAGGTTGTTGTAGACGATCACGGCACCGGTGATCTCATCGCTGAGCGCGGAGCCCCGGTAGCGGCGCAATTCGGCGCGGGTGATGAAACGCACGTTGTCGGCCTTGCCGTCGTATTCGATGGTTTCGCTTTCTCCCTCGATGAACTCATCGGGGGCGCCCGGCAACGTGTCGCGCTTCTGGCGGAAAAACGCGCGTTTACCCGCTTCTGCCGTGACCACGCCGTACTGGTAACCGTCAGCGTCCTGGCGCACATCCAGCCGCGCACCGCGCAGCACGATGGAACCCTTGGTCATGACCACGCGGCCCGTGAACACGCTGGTCTGCTTGAGCTCATCGTGGCGCAGGGCATCCGCCTCGATGTTCATGGGCTTGGCGCGGTCGGCCTTTTCGGCATGGACGGCACCATGGACACCGGCCAAGGCCGTGAGCAGGAGGATCGGGAGGAGGCTGCGATTTTTCATAGGGCACGAATCTTGCAGTCATTGTAGCCACCAAGGGCACCCACCGTGCAATAAAAGCCCCCCATTCACCACAGAGCATCTTGCGTGCACAAAGCGGCAGGGGCTCGTCACCGCCGGGAGGGGTATAAAAAACAAAATGTTCCCGCGCTGAACA
It contains:
- a CDS encoding ABC transporter ATP-binding protein/permease; this encodes MGVARPYWAGDKKRMAWGLLALLIGLMVCETQLAVMLIDKTGEMTSALAAKQADRFWAAVRTSLLVLAFAVPVYAFYYYMRDAFSNHWRRWLTHRFLDGYLSERKYYEIGASSGIDNPDQRISEDINTFTGRSTHFLLIFIGSLMQLVAFSAVLWSISKTLVAFLAVYALLGTFGALYLFGAPLIRLNFWQIRREADFRFGLMRLRENAESIAFYRGEPQERAQIDRRFEAAFTNYARLIKKQLSLNLYQRSFSQLTLILPSIILANAVLSGDLEVGRAIQAAGAFAAVLGAISLIVDNFESLSRFVAGIDRLHALSQVVLKTPAAPTPWAEPGTAVLAADATAPPAAPGEPAEPPPQIVTRIGEVLAIEELSLYTPQFGRLLVRGLSLQLQPGDALLITGPSGCGKSSLLRAIAGLWRTGTGTVQHPPLEDVFFLPQRPYMQVDTLRSQIIYPSRQTLLSDERLLALLQEVHLESLAERVGGLDASHDWEKQLSIGEQQRLAFARVLAREPRIVILDEATSALDSANEAALYERLRASHTTLISIAHRPAVLKHHTHVLELKGEGAWELHAAADFTFDR
- a CDS encoding putative toxin-antitoxin system toxin component, PIN family, producing the protein MPVELRLAAEAAAGEPARPVVVDTNVALDLLIFSDPRTAPLRALLAQGRLAWIATQVMRDELERVLAYPHIAARMAYYRVDAGQVLAGFDAQARLVDVAPRISYVCKDADDQKFIDLAAAHRAILLSKDKAVICMRKRLLTLDAHVATALVLEPAVEPTLADA
- a CDS encoding THUMP domain-containing class I SAM-dependent RNA methyltransferase, with the translated sequence MNQLQLFLPCAAGVESYLADEVHAITGLTGQDLLMGRGGVLLKASWRDALLLNLHSRLAQRVLVQLAHRPYRSENDLYAAASDVAWEIWFTTRQTFKVEVTAQHSPLQSLNFAGLKVKDAVADRFRAKSGVRPDVNTQWPDVRIHLHLTTDEATIYIDTSGEPLFKRGWRNVSEGGAKGDAPLKETLAAAMIAASGWDPLGDNPVPLYDPCCGSGTIAIEAAQIACRIPAGLQRRFAFEKLLPFQSHVWDAIKNEAEGAIQESAVPIFGSDIAFRMVDFAERNAERAGVAHAVQLRGGDALQRMPPCEQPGVMLLNPPYGERIAAAGAAGRNAGERAADRAQGMAVGREEAHTEDGGEFFAQLAAHWKKNYSGWTAWMLTPDLKLPSKMRLKESRRVPMWNGPIECRMFRFDMIKGAVRDRAAKVPPSQTPDAGSPHAG
- a CDS encoding acyl-CoA thioesterase, with the protein product MARIVFDLHSHFGFATEMQIYISHVNQGGHLDNAQLLSLVSEARVRFFQSLGYPEADVGGLSIVVGDIVAQYKSEGFHGETMCVEMTPSDFNRYGFDLVFRMTEKSRRREVARGKIGIVFIGRAGRKVAPIPDSIHQLLLQRAASGGTPAAL
- a CDS encoding RNA polymerase factor sigma-54, yielding MKPGLSLRVSQHLALTPQLQQSIRLLQLSTLELSQEVEQMLDENPFLDRTDEEAPREEFGLDAADTPAQADDYSADDALYLGAASAITTSAEGQNDAESSGGGAEEPDWNGDGTVEMAPNDAEWGGDAPARNRNDSEGDEADATELARSHESLTAFLHRQALALRLSEIDRAALRFLIESLTDDGYLEDSLEELAISLAGPDDLAQIEELVHRFTVAQRLLQSLEPTGVGARNLAECLTLQLNALARGEDGDGDADPDTVQTALRICQQPLEMLARRDIRRLTQLCGDGEERTRAAMALIARLEPRPGRRFVDVERNIIVPDVIVRKAGRANGRDGQHNFIVSLNPDVMPRLRVHDIYAGALRGHKGGEGHQGMQQRLQEARWFIKNIQQRFDTILRVSRAIVERQKNFFTHGELAMRPLVLRDIADELGLHESTISRVTTAKYMATPIGTYELKYFFGSGLGTETGGNASSTAVRALIKQFVAAESPTKPLSDSQIAEMLKEQGIECARRTVAKYREALKIAPANLRKAL
- the lptB gene encoding LPS export ABC transporter ATP-binding protein, which produces MSARPEVSGADSRPGSRLEVQHLAKSYGSRKVVKDVSLVVQKGEVVGLLGPNGAGKTTSFYMIVGLVRSDAGDIRIDGHSVADMPIHRRSRLGLSYLPQEASIFRKLSVQENVRAVLELQHDDNGKPLARAVIEERLTALLQELRVEHLRDSSALALSGGERRRVEIARALATQPRFILLDEPFAGIDPIAVIEIQRIIGFLKARGIGVLITDHNVRETLGICDHAFIISDGSVLAQGTPSEIVDNPEVRRVYLGEHFRM
- the lptA gene encoding lipopolysaccharide transport periplasmic protein LptA; its protein translation is MKNRSLLPILLLTALAGVHGAVHAEKADRAKPMNIEADALRHDELKQTSVFTGRVVMTKGSIVLRGARLDVRQDADGYQYGVVTAEAGKRAFFRQKRDTLPGAPDEFIEGESETIEYDGKADNVRFITRAELRRYRGSALSDEITGAVIVYNNLTDVFTVDGQRTRSTNAAGDVPTPGSRVRAVLAPKDPPPGAAAPSPAAPSSGPGLRPSNSLSGGAK